One Thunnus thynnus chromosome 18, fThuThy2.1, whole genome shotgun sequence genomic region harbors:
- the LOC137169094 gene encoding G-protein coupled receptor 6, with amino-acid sequence MNESLLVNDSSASPVAGEALQWMEADSPELNSSLEFSTAPLDFPINPWDIMLCMSGTVIACENAIVVAIIFYTPTLRTPMFVLIGSLATADLLAGMGLILNFVFQYVISSETISLITVGFLVASFTASISSLLAITVDRYFSLYNALTYFSEKTLQYVHLMLLGTWGVSLFLGLLPVLGWNCLDEPASCSIVRPLTRSNVTLLATSFFIIFVLMLTLYFKICKIVCHHAHQIALQQHFFATSHYIATKKGVSTLAIILGTFGASWLPFAIYCLVGEREYPSVYTYATLLPATYNSMINPIIYAYRNAEIQRSIYMLLCGCFQANGAYRSRSPSEV; translated from the coding sequence ATGAACGAGTCGCTGCTGGTGAATGACTCCTCTGCGAGTCCTGTGGCTGGAGAAGCTCTCCAATGGATGGAGGCTGATTCTCCAGAGCTCAACAGCAGCCTGGAGTTCTCCACTGCCCCACTAGACTTCCCTATCAACCCATGGGACATTATGCTCTGCATGTCAGGCACTGTCATCGCCTGCGAAAATGCCATAGTGGTAGCAATCATCTTCTACACGCCAACACTAAGGACTCCCATGTTTGTGCTGATTGGGAGCCTGGCCACAGCAGATCTGCTGGCCGGCATGGGATTAATCCTGAACTTTGTATTTCAATATGTGATCTCTTCTGAGACTATCAGCCTTATCACCGTAGGCTTCCTGGTAGCCTCTTTCACAGCATCCATCAGCAGCCTTTTGGCTATAACAGTGGACCGTTACTTCTCTCTCTACAACGCCCTGACATACTTCTCAGAGAAGACGCTGCAGTATGTGCACCTGATGTTACTGGGGACGTGGGGGGTGTCTCTGTTCCTGGGCTTGCTGCCGGTGCTCGGCTGGAACTGCCTGGACGAACCAGCCTCCTGCAGCATCGTCCGCCCTTTGACCCGGAGCAATGTCACACTCCTGGCCACCtccttcttcatcatcttcGTGCTCATGCTGACCCTCTACTTCAAGATTTGCAAGATTGTGTGCCACCACGCCCACCAGATTGCCCTCCAGCAACACTTCTTTGCCACGTCGCATTATATCGCCACCAAGAAGGGGGTCTCCACTTTGGCCATCATCTTGGGGACATTTGGTGCCAGCTGGCTTCCCTTCGCCATCTACTGCTTGGTGGGTGAACGGGAGTATCCATCGGTGTACACCTATGCTACACTGCTGCCAGCCACCTACAACTCCATGATCAACCCTATTATCTACGCCTACAGAAACGCAGAGATCCAGCGCTCCATCTATATGCTTCTCTGTGGCTGCTTTCAGGCCAACGGGGCCTATCGGTCCAGGTCACCAAGTGAGGTCTAA